The proteins below come from a single Triticum aestivum cultivar Chinese Spring chromosome 5D, IWGSC CS RefSeq v2.1, whole genome shotgun sequence genomic window:
- the LOC123123547 gene encoding serine/threonine-protein kinase BSK5, whose protein sequence is MGARCSKLSACWWPPHFKSPRLENGAAGEDGSGVPVFAEYSLDELRAATDGFAADRIVSEHGEKAPNVVYRGTLFSSGATVAIKRFGRSAWPDARQFVEEARAVGLLRSGRLSNLIGCCCEGGERLLVAEFMPHDTLAKHLFHWETKPLSWAMRVRAALYVAQALEYCTLKGRALYHDLHAYRVLFDVDGNPRLSCFGLMKNSRDGKSYSTNLAFTPPEYLKTGRVIPESVVYSFGTILLDLLSGKHIPPSHALDLIRGRNITVLMDSCLDGHVSSSDGTEMVRLASRCLQYEARDRPNLKAVVSALASLQKDASAPSHTLLGISQDAVKENAEQVSFSATEKAYATADLEQVHELLENEGYDEDETASFNVSLSSWPGQPSESIQVKKNGDDAFQSKDFTTVLECYSRFIDTGAMESPTMLVRRGFANVVLGRMEDALEDARRAEGISPEWPTAHYLQGMALIGLGMELDGHEKLRIAASLEAQRTGRN, encoded by the exons ATGGGGGCTCGCTGCTCCAAGCTCTCCGCCTGCTGGTGGCCGCCGCACTTCAAATCCCCCCGCCTCG AGAACGGCGCCGCCGGGGAGGACGGCAGCGGCGTGCCGGTGTTCGCCGAGTACAGCCTCGACGAGCTCCGCGCCGCCACCGACGGCTTCGCCGCGGACCGCATCGTCTCCGAGCACGGCGAGAAGGCGCCCAACGTCGTCTACCGCGGCACCCTCTTCAGCTCCGGCGCCACCGTCGCCATCAAGCGCTTCGGCCGCTCCGCCTGGCCCGACGCGCGCCAGTTCGTG GAGGAGGCTAGGGCCGTTGGGCTGCTGCGGAGCGGTCGCCTGTCCAACCTCATCGGCTGCTGCTGCGAGGGCGGCGAGCGGCTGCTCGTTGCTGAGTTCATGCCGCATGATACCTTGGCAAAGCATCTGTTCCACT GGGAGACCAAACCGTTGAGCTGGGCAATGAGGGTGCGAGCTGCACTCTATGTGGCCCAAGCACTGGAGTACTGCACCCTCAAAGGGAGGGCTCTCTACCATGACCTGCATGCATACAGGGTCCTCTTTGATGTG GATGGCAACCCTAGGTTGTCATGTTTTGGTTTGATGAAGAACAGCAGAGATGGGAAAAGCTACAGTACTAATTTGGCTTTCACACCTCCTGAGTACCTTAAGACAG GTAGAGTAATCCCTGAGAGTGTGGTCTACAGCTTCGGTACCATCTTGCTTGACCTCCTAAGTGGGAAGCACATTCCACCAAGCCAT GCGCTTGACCTTATCAGAGGAAGGAACATCACCGTGCTCATGGATTCTTGCTTGGATGGTCACGTCTCCAGTTCTGATGGAACAGAAATGGTGCGGTTAGCATCACGCTGCTTGCAATATGAAGCTCGCGACCGGCCAAACCTGAAAGCAGTAGTGTCTGCTCTTGCAAGCCTTCAAAAAGACGCTTCT GCTCCTTCACATACTTTACTGGGCATCTCACAGGACGCTGTCAAGGAGAATGCAGAGCAAGTTTCATTTTCTGCTACTGAGAAAGCTTATGCGACAGCAGACCTTGAGCAGGTGCATGAGTTGCTGGAAAATGAGGGATATGATGAGGATGAGACAGCAAGTTTTAAT GTGTCTTTAAGCTCGTGGCCTGGCCAACCATCTGAGAGTATTCAGGTCAAGAAGAATGGAGACGACGCTTTTCAATCCAAAGATTTTACGACTGTGCTGGAGTGTTACTCAAGG TTTATCGATACCGGTGCAATGGAGTCTCCGACCATGCTAGTGCGGCGAGGCTTCGCAAACGTGGTGCTTGGCAGGATGGAGGATGCCCTTGAGGACGCAAGGAGAGCAGAGGGGATATCACCCGAGTGGCCGACGGCGCACTACCTGCAAGGGATGGCGCTCATCGGGCTCGGCATGGAGCTCGACGGCCACGAGAAGCTAAGGATAGCCGCCTCCTTGGAAGCCCAGAGAACCGGTAGGAACTAG
- the LOC123123548 gene encoding mitochondrial import inner membrane translocase subunit TIM10 has protein sequence MAAPKDVRSELEKEMMFGMAEKEMEYRVELFNRLTHVCFEKCIEKRHKEGELNMGENSCIDRCVSKYWQVTNIVGGMLGTQQTPM, from the exons ATGGCTGCTCCCAAGGACGTGCGGAGCGAGCTGGAGAAGGAGATG ATGTTCGGGAtggcggagaaggagatggagtacCGGGTCGAGCTTTTCAACCG GCttacacatgtttgttttgagaagTGCATCGAGAAAAG GCATAAAGAAGGTGAACTCAATATGGGAGAGAACAGTTGCATTGATCGGTGTGTGTCAAAGTACTGGCAG GTGACTAACATTGTCGGCGGAATGCTCGGGACCCAGCAGACCCCGATGTGA
- the LOC123123550 gene encoding transcription termination/antitermination protein NusG, with the protein MSLVVYPLLRLPCRCALAAAPRAAAASVVSLSASASASAADGGDGELTARERRERRREARELKARDWKEEVEERLIHEPARRRKKPPKRTWREELNLDFLAEHGPQWWLVRVSMAPGTDYVDLITKAVARRFSEVSFKIYNPAIQVKKRLKSGLISTKSKPLHPGLVFLYCTLNKELHDFIRDTEGCYGFIGATRGSIKRQIKKPKPIPVEEVESIIKKEKEEQEKADKEFEDLENWDKGSFGKPVEDSELMLINKIKKQVKKSTTKGASSNDTFTLGASVHVLSGPFAGFTGSLLEVNRKNKKVTVQMTLFGKESFVDLDFDQIEALNT; encoded by the exons ATGAGCTTGGTGGTCTATCCACTCCTGCGGCTCCCGTGCCGCTGCGCCCTCGCGGCGGCGCCGCGGGCCGCCGCGGCGTCGGTGGTGTCGCTGTCGGcatcggcctcggcctcggcggcggacggcggggaCGGGGAGCTGACGGCGCGGGAGAGGCGGGAGAGGCGGAGGGAGGCGAGGGAGCTCAAGGCGCGGGactggaaggaggaggtggaggagcggCTCATCCACGAGCCGGCGCGGCGTCGGAAGAAGCCGCCGAAGCGGACGTGGCGGGAGGAGCTCAACCTCGACTTCCTCGCCGAGCACGGCCCGCAGTGGTGGCTCGTGCGCGTCTCCATGGCCCCCGGCACCGACTACGTCGACCTCATCACCAAGGCCGTCGCCCGCCGCTTCTCCGAGGTGTCCTTCAAG ATTTACAACCCAGCAATCCAAGTGAAGAAGAGGCTGAAAAGTGGTTTGATCAGTACCAagtcaaagcctctgcatcctggGCTGGTCTTTCTGTATTGCACAttaaacaaggagcttcatgatttTATCAGAGACACTGAAGGTTGTTATGGTTTTATTGGAGCCACAAGAGGATCTAT TAAAAGGCAGATTAAGAAGCCTAAACCTATTCCAGTTGAAGAAGTCGAGTCGATTATTAAAAAGGAAAAGGAGGAACAAGAGAAAGCTGACAAAGAATTTGAAGACTTGGAAAACTGGGATAAGGGGTCTTTTGGTAAACCCGTTGAAGACTCTGAACTTATGTTAATTAATAAGATCAAGAAACAGGTCAAGAAATCAACTACAAAAGGTGCCTCCAGCAACGACACTTTTACGCTCGGTGCCAGTGTTCATGTTCTCTCCGGGCCTTTTGCAGGCTTCACTGGCTCTCTTCTGGAAGTAAATCGCAAAAATAAGAAG GTTACTGTCCAGATGACACTTTTTGGCAAGGAGAGCTTTGTAGATCTAGATTTTGATCAAATTGAGGCACTGAATACTTAA